A DNA window from Castanea sativa cultivar Marrone di Chiusa Pesio chromosome 7, ASM4071231v1 contains the following coding sequences:
- the LOC142644592 gene encoding uncharacterized protein LOC142644592 has protein sequence MSNLDGCDRFQRALMDCHRKIPAGPAREAACKHLNRALAQCLVSLACPDESEAVRSLCSSGGTGLKRTQCQQAQLSLSLCLSSLQQQ, from the coding sequence ATGTCGAATTTGGATGGGTGCGATCGATTTCAGCGAGCTCTAATGGATTGCCACCGCAAGATTCCGGCCGGACCGGCTCGTGAAGCGGCCTGCAAGCACCTGAACCGGGCTCTGGCTCAGTGCCTGGTCTCCCTGGCTTGCCCCGACGAGTCGGAGGCGGTTCGGAGCCTCTGCTCCAGCGGTGGGACCGGTCTCAAACGGACCCAATGCCAACAGGcccagctctctctctcactctgcCTCTCCTCTcttcaacaacaataa
- the LOC142644018 gene encoding uncharacterized protein LOC142644018: MPRDKLVWAATPNGKFMVKSAYWLALDMKRAKNGSTSGPSGQQQLWRSIWSADVPNKIKNFAWRACQNILPTKANLFHSKVISSEKCRNGSSPAAFELAHFMAILWNLWNNRNGIRHGDVPKSVTNIVLEASWLIVEFQVVQDRPTLPAIPLHTRWKPPMPGVYKANVDGDVFKEQLTAGLGVIIRDADGQVVGALSQQIYAPLDALEAEAKAMEVVVLFARDVGIQEIIFEGDSLQVYNFLKGGS; encoded by the exons ATGCCTAGGGATAAATTGGTCTGGGCAGCAACACCAAACGGTAAGTTCATGGTGAAAAGTGCTTATTGGTTGGCTTTGGATATGAAAAGAGCAAAAAATGGAAGTACCTCAGGCCCCAGCGGACAACAGCAACTTTGGAGGTCCATTTGGAGTGCTGATGTgcctaataaaataaagaattttgCTTGGAGGGCTTGTCAGAATATTCTCCCTACAAAAGCTAATCTATTCCATAGCAAAGTGATCAGTTCTGAG AAATGCAGGAATGGCTCTAGTCCAGCAGCTTTTGAACTTGCTCACTTCATGGCCATCTTGTGGAATTTATGGAACAACCGGAATGGGATTCGACATGGTGATGTGCCAAAATCTGTGacaaatattgttcttgaaGCTTCCTGGCTGATTGTAGAATTTCAGGTTGTTCAAGATCGCCCAACACTACCAGCAATCCCTCTCCATACTAGGTGGAAACCCCCCATGCCTGGTGTGTACAAAGCAAACGTTGATGGAGATGTTTTCAAGGAGCAACTTACCGCTGGCTTGGGTGTGATTATTCGCGATGCTGATGGTCAAGTTGTTGGTGCCTTAAGTCAGCAGATATATGCTCCATTAGACGCTCTTGAAGCTGAAGCTAAGGCGATGGAAGTTGTTGTGTTGTTTGCAAGGGATGTTGGAATTCAAGAGATCATTTTCGAAGGGGACTCTCTACAAGTATACAATTTTCTTAAAGGAGGCTCCTGA
- the LOC142643010 gene encoding protein NARROW LEAF 1-like isoform X2: MKIFKSFCFESSIAAPPLLIGELKDGQDQIGCGQHSESNAAYFSWPTSSRLNDAAEDRANYFGNLQKGVLPETLGRLPTGQQATTLLELMTIRAFHSKILRRVSLGTAIGFRIRKGMLTDTPAILVFVARKVHRKWLTHIQCLPAALEGPGGVWCDVDVVEFSYFGAPAPTPKEQLYTELIDGLTGSDPCIGSGSQVASQGTYGTLGAIVKSRTGNRQVGFLTNRHVAVDLDYPNQKMFHPLPPNLGPGVYLGAVERATSFITDDLWYGIFAGTNPETFVRADGAFIAFTEDFNMNNVTTTVKGVGQIGDVNIIDLQSPINSLIGRQVVKVGRSSGLTTGTIMAYALEYNDEKGICFFTDFLVVGENQQTFDLEGDSGSLILLTGQNGEKPRPVGIIWGGTANRGRLKLKVGQPPENWTSGVDLGRLLDLLELDLITTSEGLQAAVQEQMNVSAAGNDSTVGESSPAERVPLKDKFEENFEPLGLKVQHVVQVEGESCQGQNPPFIHADFHIENGIEKTPNVEHQFIPSFAARSPVHQSNLEKHSESKNLSALRNGSDEEVFVSLQLGEPESKRRKHSNSTFNIEEPK, from the exons ATGAAAATCTTCAAGAGCTTTTGCTTTGAGTCCTCCATCGCAGCTCCACCATTGCTGATCG GAGAGCTGAAAGATGGACAGGACCAGATTGGAT GTGGTCAGCACTCTGAGAGCAATGCTGCCTACTTCTCATGGCCTACTTCAAGTCGATTAAATGATGCGGCAGAAGATCGGGCAAACTACTTTGGAAACCTTCAAAAGGGGGTGCTGCCTGAAACTCTGGGGCGGTTGCCAACAGGGCAGCAAGCTACTACCTTACTTGAGCTGATGACCATTAGGGCGTTTCATAGCAAGATCTTGCGTCGGGTTAGTCTTGGTACAGCAATTGGGTTTCGAATTCGAAAGGGCATGCTCACAGATACTCCAGCTATTCTTGTCTTTGTTGCCCGTAAAGTGCACAGGAAATGGCTCACCCACATCCAGTGTCTACCGGCTGCCCTTGAG GGGCCTGGAGGTGTATGGTGTGATGTGGATGTTGTGGAATTCTCCTATTTTGGTGCACCTGCTCCAACTCCCAAAGAACAATTATATACAGAGCTCATAGATGGCTTGACAGGAAGTGATCCATGCATTGGTTCTGGCTCCCAg gtGGCAAGCCAAGGGACATATGGAACCTTGGGCGCTATTGTAAAAAGCCGAACAGGAAATAGACAGGTTGGTTTTCTCACAAATCGGCATGTGGCAGTTGATTTGGACTACCCAAATCAGAAAATGTTTCATCCATTGCCACCCAACCTTGGACCCGGGGTGTATCTTGGTGCTGTGGAGAGGGCAACTTCATTTATCACAGATGATCTTTGGTATGGCATCTTTGCTGGAACAAATCCAG AAACATTTGTTCGAGCTGATGGTGCCTTCATTGCTTTTACGGAAGATTTTAACATGAACAACGTGACCACAACTGTAAAAGGTGTGGGTCAGATAGGTGATGTGAACATCATAGATTTGCAGTCTCCCATTAACAGTCTTATTGGAAGGCAAGTGGTCAAAGTTGGAAGAAGTTCTGGGTTGACTACTGGGACCATAATGGCCTATGCCCTAGAGTACAATGATGAGAAAGGGATTTGTTTCTTCACTGATTTTCTTGTTGTTGGTGAGAATCAGCAGACATTTGACCTTGAGGGTGATAGTGGAAGCCTCATTCTCCTAACTGGTCAGAATGGGGAGAAGCCACGACCTGTCGGGATTATTTGGGGTGGGACGGCTAATCGAGGTCGATTGAAACTAAAAGTTGGACAACCTCCAGAAAATTGGACTAGTGGAGTTGATCTTGGACGCCTTCTTGACCTCCTTGAACTTGATCTCATCACAACCAGTGAAGGGCTTCAAG CTGCAGTGCAAGAGCAGATGAATGTTTCAGCAGCGGGAAATGATTCTACAGTTGGGGAGTCATCTCCAGCTGAGAGGGTGCCATTAAAAGATAAATTTGAAGAGAATTTTGAGCCACTTGGTTTGAAGGTCCAGCATGTTGTTCAAGTTGAAGGCGAGTCCTGTCAGGGGCAGAATCCACCATTCATCCACGCTGACTTTCATATAGAAAATGGGATTGAAAAAACTCCAAATGTAGAACACCAGTTCATTCCAAGTTTTGCTGCCAGATCTCCAGTTCATCAAAGCAACCTAGAGAAACATTCAGAATCTAAAAATCTCTCAGCATTGAGGAATGGCTCTGATGAAGaggtttttgtttctttgcagTTAGGTGAGCCGgaatcaaaaagaagaaagcactcCAATTCTACATTTAACATTGAAGAACCAAAATGA
- the LOC142643010 gene encoding protein NARROW LEAF 1-like isoform X1, whose product MDRTRLDVRFHHSGSTQSEESALDLERNYCNNSNFPLSCPSPLQPFASGGQHSESNAAYFSWPTSSRLNDAAEDRANYFGNLQKGVLPETLGRLPTGQQATTLLELMTIRAFHSKILRRVSLGTAIGFRIRKGMLTDTPAILVFVARKVHRKWLTHIQCLPAALEGPGGVWCDVDVVEFSYFGAPAPTPKEQLYTELIDGLTGSDPCIGSGSQVASQGTYGTLGAIVKSRTGNRQVGFLTNRHVAVDLDYPNQKMFHPLPPNLGPGVYLGAVERATSFITDDLWYGIFAGTNPETFVRADGAFIAFTEDFNMNNVTTTVKGVGQIGDVNIIDLQSPINSLIGRQVVKVGRSSGLTTGTIMAYALEYNDEKGICFFTDFLVVGENQQTFDLEGDSGSLILLTGQNGEKPRPVGIIWGGTANRGRLKLKVGQPPENWTSGVDLGRLLDLLELDLITTSEGLQAAVQEQMNVSAAGNDSTVGESSPAERVPLKDKFEENFEPLGLKVQHVVQVEGESCQGQNPPFIHADFHIENGIEKTPNVEHQFIPSFAARSPVHQSNLEKHSESKNLSALRNGSDEEVFVSLQLGEPESKRRKHSNSTFNIEEPK is encoded by the exons ATGGACAGGACCAGATTGGATGTAAGATTTCATCACTCAGGATCAACACAATCAGAGGAATCAGCTTTAGATTTGGAAAGGAATTACTGCAATAATTCTAATTTTCCTTTGTCATGTCCATCACCCCTTCAACCTTTTGCCTCAGGTGGTCAGCACTCTGAGAGCAATGCTGCCTACTTCTCATGGCCTACTTCAAGTCGATTAAATGATGCGGCAGAAGATCGGGCAAACTACTTTGGAAACCTTCAAAAGGGGGTGCTGCCTGAAACTCTGGGGCGGTTGCCAACAGGGCAGCAAGCTACTACCTTACTTGAGCTGATGACCATTAGGGCGTTTCATAGCAAGATCTTGCGTCGGGTTAGTCTTGGTACAGCAATTGGGTTTCGAATTCGAAAGGGCATGCTCACAGATACTCCAGCTATTCTTGTCTTTGTTGCCCGTAAAGTGCACAGGAAATGGCTCACCCACATCCAGTGTCTACCGGCTGCCCTTGAG GGGCCTGGAGGTGTATGGTGTGATGTGGATGTTGTGGAATTCTCCTATTTTGGTGCACCTGCTCCAACTCCCAAAGAACAATTATATACAGAGCTCATAGATGGCTTGACAGGAAGTGATCCATGCATTGGTTCTGGCTCCCAg gtGGCAAGCCAAGGGACATATGGAACCTTGGGCGCTATTGTAAAAAGCCGAACAGGAAATAGACAGGTTGGTTTTCTCACAAATCGGCATGTGGCAGTTGATTTGGACTACCCAAATCAGAAAATGTTTCATCCATTGCCACCCAACCTTGGACCCGGGGTGTATCTTGGTGCTGTGGAGAGGGCAACTTCATTTATCACAGATGATCTTTGGTATGGCATCTTTGCTGGAACAAATCCAG AAACATTTGTTCGAGCTGATGGTGCCTTCATTGCTTTTACGGAAGATTTTAACATGAACAACGTGACCACAACTGTAAAAGGTGTGGGTCAGATAGGTGATGTGAACATCATAGATTTGCAGTCTCCCATTAACAGTCTTATTGGAAGGCAAGTGGTCAAAGTTGGAAGAAGTTCTGGGTTGACTACTGGGACCATAATGGCCTATGCCCTAGAGTACAATGATGAGAAAGGGATTTGTTTCTTCACTGATTTTCTTGTTGTTGGTGAGAATCAGCAGACATTTGACCTTGAGGGTGATAGTGGAAGCCTCATTCTCCTAACTGGTCAGAATGGGGAGAAGCCACGACCTGTCGGGATTATTTGGGGTGGGACGGCTAATCGAGGTCGATTGAAACTAAAAGTTGGACAACCTCCAGAAAATTGGACTAGTGGAGTTGATCTTGGACGCCTTCTTGACCTCCTTGAACTTGATCTCATCACAACCAGTGAAGGGCTTCAAG CTGCAGTGCAAGAGCAGATGAATGTTTCAGCAGCGGGAAATGATTCTACAGTTGGGGAGTCATCTCCAGCTGAGAGGGTGCCATTAAAAGATAAATTTGAAGAGAATTTTGAGCCACTTGGTTTGAAGGTCCAGCATGTTGTTCAAGTTGAAGGCGAGTCCTGTCAGGGGCAGAATCCACCATTCATCCACGCTGACTTTCATATAGAAAATGGGATTGAAAAAACTCCAAATGTAGAACACCAGTTCATTCCAAGTTTTGCTGCCAGATCTCCAGTTCATCAAAGCAACCTAGAGAAACATTCAGAATCTAAAAATCTCTCAGCATTGAGGAATGGCTCTGATGAAGaggtttttgtttctttgcagTTAGGTGAGCCGgaatcaaaaagaagaaagcactcCAATTCTACATTTAACATTGAAGAACCAAAATGA
- the LOC142643010 gene encoding protein NARROW LEAF 1-like isoform X3, which produces MTIRAFHSKILRRVSLGTAIGFRIRKGMLTDTPAILVFVARKVHRKWLTHIQCLPAALEGPGGVWCDVDVVEFSYFGAPAPTPKEQLYTELIDGLTGSDPCIGSGSQVASQGTYGTLGAIVKSRTGNRQVGFLTNRHVAVDLDYPNQKMFHPLPPNLGPGVYLGAVERATSFITDDLWYGIFAGTNPETFVRADGAFIAFTEDFNMNNVTTTVKGVGQIGDVNIIDLQSPINSLIGRQVVKVGRSSGLTTGTIMAYALEYNDEKGICFFTDFLVVGENQQTFDLEGDSGSLILLTGQNGEKPRPVGIIWGGTANRGRLKLKVGQPPENWTSGVDLGRLLDLLELDLITTSEGLQAAVQEQMNVSAAGNDSTVGESSPAERVPLKDKFEENFEPLGLKVQHVVQVEGESCQGQNPPFIHADFHIENGIEKTPNVEHQFIPSFAARSPVHQSNLEKHSESKNLSALRNGSDEEVFVSLQLGEPESKRRKHSNSTFNIEEPK; this is translated from the exons ATGACCATTAGGGCGTTTCATAGCAAGATCTTGCGTCGGGTTAGTCTTGGTACAGCAATTGGGTTTCGAATTCGAAAGGGCATGCTCACAGATACTCCAGCTATTCTTGTCTTTGTTGCCCGTAAAGTGCACAGGAAATGGCTCACCCACATCCAGTGTCTACCGGCTGCCCTTGAG GGGCCTGGAGGTGTATGGTGTGATGTGGATGTTGTGGAATTCTCCTATTTTGGTGCACCTGCTCCAACTCCCAAAGAACAATTATATACAGAGCTCATAGATGGCTTGACAGGAAGTGATCCATGCATTGGTTCTGGCTCCCAg gtGGCAAGCCAAGGGACATATGGAACCTTGGGCGCTATTGTAAAAAGCCGAACAGGAAATAGACAGGTTGGTTTTCTCACAAATCGGCATGTGGCAGTTGATTTGGACTACCCAAATCAGAAAATGTTTCATCCATTGCCACCCAACCTTGGACCCGGGGTGTATCTTGGTGCTGTGGAGAGGGCAACTTCATTTATCACAGATGATCTTTGGTATGGCATCTTTGCTGGAACAAATCCAG AAACATTTGTTCGAGCTGATGGTGCCTTCATTGCTTTTACGGAAGATTTTAACATGAACAACGTGACCACAACTGTAAAAGGTGTGGGTCAGATAGGTGATGTGAACATCATAGATTTGCAGTCTCCCATTAACAGTCTTATTGGAAGGCAAGTGGTCAAAGTTGGAAGAAGTTCTGGGTTGACTACTGGGACCATAATGGCCTATGCCCTAGAGTACAATGATGAGAAAGGGATTTGTTTCTTCACTGATTTTCTTGTTGTTGGTGAGAATCAGCAGACATTTGACCTTGAGGGTGATAGTGGAAGCCTCATTCTCCTAACTGGTCAGAATGGGGAGAAGCCACGACCTGTCGGGATTATTTGGGGTGGGACGGCTAATCGAGGTCGATTGAAACTAAAAGTTGGACAACCTCCAGAAAATTGGACTAGTGGAGTTGATCTTGGACGCCTTCTTGACCTCCTTGAACTTGATCTCATCACAACCAGTGAAGGGCTTCAAG CTGCAGTGCAAGAGCAGATGAATGTTTCAGCAGCGGGAAATGATTCTACAGTTGGGGAGTCATCTCCAGCTGAGAGGGTGCCATTAAAAGATAAATTTGAAGAGAATTTTGAGCCACTTGGTTTGAAGGTCCAGCATGTTGTTCAAGTTGAAGGCGAGTCCTGTCAGGGGCAGAATCCACCATTCATCCACGCTGACTTTCATATAGAAAATGGGATTGAAAAAACTCCAAATGTAGAACACCAGTTCATTCCAAGTTTTGCTGCCAGATCTCCAGTTCATCAAAGCAACCTAGAGAAACATTCAGAATCTAAAAATCTCTCAGCATTGAGGAATGGCTCTGATGAAGaggtttttgtttctttgcagTTAGGTGAGCCGgaatcaaaaagaagaaagcactcCAATTCTACATTTAACATTGAAGAACCAAAATGA